A stretch of DNA from Aminivibrio pyruvatiphilus:
CAGGTTGTTGAAGCTCGCGTCGATTTTTCCGCCCATGGCTGCCTGCCAGGAAGGGCCGTCCCCTTCGAAGGGGATCATCTGGAATTTCAGGCCCGTGGCTTTTTCAACGATAAGAGTGGTGAAGAAGTCATCTCCGCCCACGCCGGAATTTCCCACGGTGATCTTGCCCGGGTTTTCTTTTGCCGCGTTCATGAAATCCTGCACGGTCTTGTACGGGCTGTCCTTTCCCACAACAATGATGCCGGGGTCCGTAATAACGTTTGCAAGCGGCTCAAGTTCCGAGATGTTATAGGTGATCTCCGGGTTCATTATGTAGTTGGTCTGAAGCATGGGGGTGTTGGTAATGCTGACAGTGTAGCCGTCTTTTTTGGAGGTCTTCGCTAGCTGGGTCCAGGCTATTGCGCCGGTAGCCCCGGGGATGTACTGATTGATGAACGACTGGCCGATAACTTTCTCGAGAAAAGGCTGCGTCAGCTGAGCGAGAGTGTCGCTGCCGCCTCCGGGCTTGAACCCCTGAAGCACGGTAATCTGCTTTTCAGGGTAGGCAGCGAAAGCCGCCTGTGCTGCCAGAACACATACAAAAAGCACCAGTACTCCGATAACCCACTTCGATTTTCTCATACGCCATTTCCCTCCTTAAAGTTTATGGACATGATAGATCTTTGGGGCCTGCAGAAATCCGGACATATCCGGTCTTTCTCGTAGTTGGCGGGCACGGGGAACAGGAGTCCCTTTGCCGGTATTAATTTGTGAAAAAACAACGTTGCTGCTCGGCCAAGCTCAACCAGATGATGTATTTTCAGCATATCCCCTGAAAAGGGAAATGTCAACCGAATTTTTTTACCCGGAAGCAGTGCTGGAGGGATTGTTCATGTACCGGACCGGATTTCTCAGAGAATCTCTCTCTGTCCGAAGACGGGCCTGAGGACGGGGTTCAGGAATGACTGGGCCTCAAGGGCGTACCCTTCCGGATCCTCGAAGAAGAAGGCTTCGATCTGTATCTCCGGCCTGGAGAGAAGCTCCGAGATAATCGTGACGCCGTTCTTCCGGAGATGTTCGTACCATTCCCTCACGTCGTCCACCACGAAGGTGGCCAGGACGGTGCTTTCGCTCTTCGGCGCGGAACAGTGGCCGTACCGCTCGTCCACTATCCCCAGGAACGCGCTTTCCCGCACCCTGTAGATCCGGCAGGTTCCCTGATCGTCCGCCAGTTCGAAGCCCATGATCCTCTCGTAGAAGTCCGCGGCTTTCGCCAGGTCTTTGTAGTAAAAGAACGTGATCTGGGAGCATATTTCCGGCATGATACGGGCCTCCTCGCCTGTCTGGTGTTTGAGAGACCGCCGGTCCCCCGCTCCATTATAGCCTTCTCCTGCAGGCGGCGGCCAGCTCTTCCAGGTCCTTTTCCTCCAGCCCCTCGCCGCAGGGAAGGACCACCAGTTTTTCCGCTTCGTCCGAAGGAGTGCCCGGAGGGGCGTCCCACGACAGGGGCGGTTCGAAGCCTTCCGCCCGAAGGCGCCGCTCCAGTTCGGCCTTTCCGCTTTCCACCCTGTAGGGGGCTCCGAGCGGCACGGTTCCGTCCTGAAGGGCCGGCAGGCCCAGCAATACGGCGAGGAAGGAATAGTTTTTCCGCCGCGCTGCCGGTATGGGTTCCCACGGAAGCCTGTCGAGAAGCAGCCTTCCCATGGCCGAAGGCTCCCGTGTCCCGCCGTCCCCGTCGAGCGCCTTTTCCCCCTGCCGGAGGAAAGCGGGCTCTCCGGTCATCAGTCCCGCCGTTTTTGCAGAGATAAAGCTCTCGAGGGGCGGGGCGAGCGTTCCGTCAAGGGGCAGTCTGGAAGTGAGCAGGCCCCCGTCCGGTACGGGAAGAAATTTCCGGAAGCTGTACAGGGCGAAGTCTCCGAAGGTTCCCACACCCCGGCTAAAAAGGGCGTGGACGCAGTCTTCAATGATGACGGGCCTGCTTTCCGCGGGCAGGGAACGAAGGGCTTCCTCCACCGGGCGGTTGGGGA
This window harbors:
- a CDS encoding tripartite tricarboxylate transporter substrate binding protein, which encodes MRKSKWVIGVLVLFVCVLAAQAAFAAYPEKQITVLQGFKPGGGSDTLAQLTQPFLEKVIGQSFINQYIPGATGAIAWTQLAKTSKKDGYTVSITNTPMLQTNYIMNPEITYNISELEPLANVITDPGIIVVGKDSPYKTVQDFMNAAKENPGKITVGNSGVGGDDFFTTLIVEKATGLKFQMIPFEGDGPSWQAAMGGKIDASFNNLGITYPQIKAGNLIPLALFAESRYELLPDVPTLKELGYNVVSGSSRGYSAPGGIPEEAKNTLIEAFRKMAEMPEFIKACNDRASIIDMKFGDEYKKMLEEQEEMFKVIWEEVKAQYQGK
- a CDS encoding VOC family protein → MPEICSQITFFYYKDLAKAADFYERIMGFELADDQGTCRIYRVRESAFLGIVDERYGHCSAPKSESTVLATFVVDDVREWYEHLRKNGVTIISELLSRPEIQIEAFFFEDPEGYALEAQSFLNPVLRPVFGQREIL
- a CDS encoding DegT/DnrJ/EryC1/StrS aminotransferase family protein, with protein sequence MKHPSELRLPRDILRAPPVSRHLLGVLPLDGRFSLSVGTGRMALARALDSLPPARITGRAWLPSLCCASLAPPFLCRGYRLFFYSDPSRTPIPELLPGDVFLYIHFCGFPNRPVEEALRSLPAESRPVIIEDCVHALFSRGVGTFGDFALYSFRKFLPVPDGGLLTSRLPLDGTLAPPLESFISAKTAGLMTGEPAFLRQGEKALDGDGGTREPSAMGRLLLDRLPWEPIPAARRKNYSFLAVLLGLPALQDGTVPLGAPYRVESGKAELERRLRAEGFEPPLSWDAPPGTPSDEAEKLVVLPCGEGLEEKDLEELAAACRRRL